TTTTGCGAGCGTGGAAACAAGACGCTTGCGTCGAAGCTGCATGGTTTCCTCCTTGGGCTCCTGAGTGTGCCGCCTGCCGACAGGCGGTAGCGCGCGCCTACTGCGCGAAGGACCGAACCTTTTCGCGAAGTGCGGCGACGACGCCGGGCTTCGCCTGGAGATCGGGATTGGCAATCATCTGAGGGCTCTTGCCGATCGCCGCGCCGCCGTAGAGGATCGCCTTCTCGATCTGCTCGTCCGTGACCGTCTTCTGCCACTGGCGATCGGAGTAGTCGCGGGGCTTCGGGTTGAGTCCGGCCGCGGCAGGTCCGTCGCCGTGGCCGCTCGTGCCGTGACATGCCGCGCAGCGAGTGGTGAAGAGGGTCTCCGCCTCGGCGCGATCCGCCGCC
The sequence above is a segment of the bacterium genome. Coding sequences within it:
- a CDS encoding cytochrome c — encoded protein: MKLASISGLVAGLPVLFLLLLAGCGQGGGGEAGQGSAAGRPSVAITAADRAEAETLFTTRCAACHGTSGHGDGPAAAGLNPKPRDYSDRQWQKTVTDEQIEKAILYGGAAIGKSPQMIANPDLQAKPGVVAALREKVRSFAQ